Part of the Acidimicrobiia bacterium genome, ATCGAGGAGCTGTTCCTCGATCTCGACGCCGACGAGCACCAGGTCGGCTTCCCGATCGTGTACTCCAACGCCCGCACCGGGCGCGCGTCGCTCGACGCCACCGACCCCGACCTCCAGATGCCCGGCGCGGTCGGCGAGGGCGGCCTCAAGCCGCTGCTCGAGCTGCTCCTCGAGCACGTGCCCGCGCCGATGCACGACCCCGACCATCCGCTCCAGGCGCTCGTCACCAACCTCGACGCGTCGCCCTACGTCGGGCGCATCGCGCTGTGCCGGGTGCGCCACGGCACGCTGCGGCGTGGCGCGCCGGTGGCGTGGTGCCGCGCCGACGGCACCGTCGAGACCGTCAAGATCACCGAGCTCTACGTCGCCGAGGCGCTCGAGCGCGTCGACGCCGACGAGGCCGGGCCGGGCGAGATCGTCGCCATCGCCGGTCTCGCCGACGTGACCATCGGCGAGACCCTCGCCGACCCCGACGACCCGCGTCCGCTGCCCGTGATGCACATCGACGACCCGAGCCTGGCGATGACCATCGGCATCAACACCTCGCCGCTCGCCGGCACCGAGGGCGACAAGCTCACCGCGCGCCTCGTGAAGAGCCGCCTCGACACCGAGCTCGTCGGCAACGTGTCGCTGCGCGTGTGCCCCACCGAGCGTCCCGACGCGTGGGAGGTGCAGGGTCGCGGCGAGCTCCAGCTCGCGGTGCTCGTGGAGACCATGCGCCGCGAAGGCTTCGAGCTCACCGTGGGCAAGCCCGAGGTCGTCACCAAAGA contains:
- a CDS encoding EF-Tu/IF-2/RF-3 family GTPase translates to IEELFLDLDADEHQVGFPIVYSNARTGRASLDATDPDLQMPGAVGEGGLKPLLELLLEHVPAPMHDPDHPLQALVTNLDASPYVGRIALCRVRHGTLRRGAPVAWCRADGTVETVKITELYVAEALERVDADEAGPGEIVAIAGLADVTIGETLADPDDPRPLPVMHIDDPSLAMTIGINTSPLAGTEGDKLTARLVKSRLDTELVGNVSLRVCPTERPDAWEVQGRGELQLAVLVETMRREGFELTVGKPEVVTKEVDGTTHEPVDRVAIDVPEEHLGTVTQMLSVRKGRLEHMVNHGTGWVRMEYLVPARALVGFRTEFLTETRGTGLLHQVFEGYEPWFGALRTRTTGSLVADRRGLTTAYSLFAIQERGETFIGPGVEVYEGMIIGENARADDIDVNPTKEKELTNHRASSADKLVRLAPPRPVSLEQALELIAVDEVVEVTPQNIRLRKAELSQTKRGRATKRAKVGAAPG